A section of the Amycolatopsis sp. AA4 genome encodes:
- a CDS encoding DUF4229 domain-containing protein has product MSETPDNLPRDLTVYLIARFALVAVVAVVLSLVGVPLLVALLIGLVVGLPLGLLLLRGLNQRVTAGLAKRNESRARARAQLRSQLRGETSADDSAA; this is encoded by the coding sequence GTGAGCGAGACACCGGACAATCTTCCCCGTGACCTGACGGTGTACTTGATCGCGCGGTTCGCGCTCGTCGCGGTGGTCGCGGTCGTGCTTTCGCTGGTCGGCGTGCCGCTGCTGGTCGCTTTGCTGATCGGGCTCGTCGTCGGCCTTCCGCTCGGCCTCCTGCTCCTGCGCGGCCTGAACCAGCGCGTGACCGCCGGCCTGGCCAAGCGCAACGAATCCCGCGCGCGTGCTCGTGCCCAGCTGCGGTCGCAGCTGCGCGGCGAGACCTCGGCCGACGATTCCGCGGCATGA
- a CDS encoding Lrp/AsnC family transcriptional regulator produces the protein MDQLDRKIIAELRANGRATYADLGRTVGLSASSVHERVGKLEAAGVITGYHAMVDPNTVGLGVTALVGIHPTDTATDEDVAASLGELPEVESCYAVAGDEAFVVKVRVSTVDELELTLGRLRRIPGVGRTNTTVVLSTRFEGRPNNAGLDEDPASGA, from the coding sequence GTGGATCAGCTGGACCGGAAGATCATCGCCGAGCTGCGGGCCAACGGCCGGGCTACCTACGCCGACCTCGGCCGGACGGTGGGGCTCTCCGCGTCGTCGGTGCACGAACGCGTCGGGAAGCTCGAGGCGGCGGGCGTGATCACCGGGTACCACGCGATGGTCGACCCGAACACGGTCGGGCTCGGCGTCACCGCGCTGGTCGGCATCCACCCCACCGACACCGCCACCGACGAGGACGTCGCCGCTTCGCTCGGCGAGCTTCCCGAGGTGGAGAGCTGTTACGCGGTCGCGGGCGACGAGGCCTTCGTAGTAAAGGTGCGGGTTTCGACGGTCGACGAGCTGGAACTCACGCTCGGCAGGCTGCGCCGCATCCCGGGCGTCGGCCGCACCAACACGACGGTGGTGCTCTCCACCCGCTTCGAGGGCCGCCCCAACAACGCGGGCCTGGACGAAGACCCGGCGAGCGGGGCGTAG